gctgaaaaaactTCTATTGCTTGTTTTACGGTATTGGACAGATGTAAAAGTAATTGTCtgctgtatatgtgtgttttcaggtggACAGGACTGCTTTCTGAGTTTTCTAGCTGAGACTCTGGGAAAGGCCTGTGCTCAGGGATACGGTGGTAAGGTCCTATCTGTGTCCTAGGTGGCACATTTATAGCACATCACTGATTTCAAATGTactttataaatttgccaactTTTCTGTGATTAAAAGCTGATGACACAATTTCAAAAGAAATTTAAAGCTGATCATAGAAATCATGCCCTGATTAAAAAGTCAAGGTGCCCCTAAgcaagcactgtccccacacactgctccccggacacctgtcatggctgcccactgctcaccaaaggagatggttaaatacagaggacacattttgttgtgtcaccgtgtgctgtgctgcagtgtttcacaatgacaataattcactttcacttttttcactgtcAGTGtccatacaatacaatacaacaaaCCTGAGCGATGTTTAGTGTACAGTAGCAGCTGTAGCAGAACATTCAAGGTTTAGAGtgaaggtttgttttttttaaatgcatattacTATTTCTTCATGTTCAGTGcacattgtttatttgtgtgtgtttagcactGCTGTTCGGGAGTCTGGCTCCACAGCTAAGTGCTCATACACACTTTGATGCCCTGTggtgccgtgtgtgtgttaaattgcTGGAGAATGTTCCGGATCGTTGGATGGAAGCGGTGGTAACAAGTCTCATTCAGACTGTTGATTGGTAAATATGCCCTCCTTTTCTAATTGAGGTCTTCccatgttcctgtgtgtgtttctaacaTTGCCTGTATGGTTTTATCATTTCTATTAGTCCTGAGGCACTGTCCCGGATCATGGGAAATGTAGCTTTGAAGAACACGAAAGCCCAATTTGTCATCACCCACAAACTCATACTGCTGCAGTACCACCACAAGGTAAAAGTCAGTGTGTAACTGTGATTTTCTGAGATATATATAGATTGGTAAATATAATCCCACTTTACCTTTCTTAGGTCTCTGTGGTGAGAAACCTTCTAGGTTATCTGGCTCTGGATGATGAGCGCAGACCACTACTTACTCAGGTAAGACAGCACAAAAGCCTTGGGCTGAACCAGCAAGGCATCAGTGGTAagatcagtggttcccaaacttTTTTCCCTAAAGACCCCTCAAACCTATTTCCttccaacatacacacattaacaaaatataaaataattcatttaaaactttACATTATATTAGATTTAAGTTTAGATTAAGTTTATGTTAGAGCTGTAATCGTCCCTAAAGTCAACCTGACTGTTATGCTgtgttgtgcattttaaataaataaatccatttatgtgctatttccatacagccatgacctGAGAGCTCTTGCACtgttcaactttttgctttCTTTGCGCACACTACAAGAGGGGATTTGtgggtttaaaatgtaattgccTCTGATTCACAtcttcagcatccatttttgcatctatCTCATGATAATTGATTATCCGTTTGGGTGGGTAAttattgtttatacatttaatgtttacaaatataattttggtcTCCTCAGTGCAGATACAATTCTACGCCCGCCCATCAATAAACCAGCATATTGATACTGTATCCCATTTCCTTTCtttattgatgtgtgtgtattttttttcttgtagctGTTGCAGGGTGTGTGTAATGCATGGAGTAACAAAAgtgcaattaaacacacaccagTAGAGCAACAGATGTATGTAAGCAAAGCACTGCTGCTGTGTCTGAACTTACTTAATGCTCAGGAGTTAGAGCAGCTACAttcaggtaacacacacatacacacacacacacacacacacacagcattgcAATGCTTTCAGAAACATTCAGTGATAGACACAGTTTggtttttctgtctttaattCAGACCTGTTACAGTGTCTGTTAAGTGGTGTTCAGTGCCATTTGGACAGCAATGTGCTGCTCATACGCAGGATTGGAATGGTGGTTGGAGAATGCATCAGTCAAAAACTGGACACACATTCAACACAGCTCTCATTTCAGgtaaaacacacaaccacattGTTCACATTACACACCAGGCATGTTTTgtcccatttttatttcattggttCATTTTACAAACTaattaaaagcacatttgaTTGTTTAAATAGTCATATCACTCTGTGAAATATATACGTTTGTCAGTATGAACCTGATGATGATTCCCGTGAGTTGCTGGCAATGATGCAGCCTGTAGACAACAACCCAGCTTCTTCACAAAGGTAAGTCATGAACTGAGTTAAAAGTTTTCGTAAATCTTACACTTATCATAAGTGTTTAAgtagatgttttattttatttcatcacGAGTAGattttaggtaaaaaaaattcattaaagcAATAAGTAAAAATTTTTTATAGCCCTGACCCTGCCCCAGAGGTCATTGTGGAGAACCCACCTAAACAGTCAGAGGTTTCAGATCCACCTGATGCGCAAGCCACTAACTCCGACTTGGACAGGTCAGGGTTTCACCAGGGAATTTTGTTCTTTACTATTCACCCAGTTGTGGTttggtttctctctttttctcttagACCTACATTTTAAActcaatttttcttttaattcttTTCAGTGATGATGAGCTGACCCCTTATGACATGCCTGCTGATCAGGAGAGGCAGAAATCGGCAACTCCACGTTACGTCAGAGACTGCTTAGAAGGTATATAAGCCATCTCTATATTaactgcagtggctagaaaggacgataggtgtaaagagtactttgaccattctgcttcaccgttcagagaccagcagctcagacagtcagatctggaatttgatTTGGAtctgatgtcataaggggaaaagttacctccctttctcatgctttttccacccagagaattttcctcccctcccataaaacattatatccactgaccgtcatggcttgaaaatgtgcaaagcattgcagttgatTGGATGATtggagcacaaatgtattttttagttccgtcatgcgatactctgaagaaccagcgggttcatttaattattttctggaaaaattaGATTGACCTCCTgactgcgccaaacattgtggttgctgttgatgacatcatttccacaaatgcccgctcacttctataggctgctctcctcctcgtcccgcctctctcctcctcattagcatttaaagctacagacactgaaatggtgGATCCTGGAGAATCTCATTGtaggactggatcaaagtggctgtaaatctgcaccaaggctgaattcctaaagaggcttcagatatagtattaggggatcactaagaccgatataaaagggaaaaaaatcaggACAGGGGAccatattattttattctgtaactacatattatttaataatatgtaGTTACAGAATGCAGCCCTGTACTATGGGTTAACAGTCACGTGAGTCAGTTGTGGCTTGGGGATTGAGGAATgaatattgattgcttgttttaTTGGTACgcctgcatctgtgtgtgtattgtaggACTAATCAACTCTGATGATGCAGACCGTGTGGCTGCGTGTTTGTGGGCTGCTGCTGATCTTTTAAGGAAGAACCCTACAGTCACCCAAGAGGTCTCTCAGTGGCTGAAATACCAATATGAGTTGGATGACTGAAAATAACTACTTAGATCAAAACCATAGGTCTCTATAAACCatagtgtctgtgtgtatttttaggTGAGCACAGAGTTCACTAAGGTCATGCTGCACTTAGAAGACAAGTATAACACTCTCAACTTTACCAgtctcagacacaacaccaTGGTGGCCCTCACTGTCACTGACCCACAACCTGTAAGTTAGCACTCACTGGGGAAACTCCTATGAagtctcttctctttctttatctAATTCCTTcagttttttactttgtgttttcACTCTTTAGGTGACTGATTATCTAACTACAGAGTTTTACTCTTTAAACTACAACCTGCGCCAGAGGCTGGACATCCTGGAGGTCAGAGGTTTTTCCTGCAACCTGTTTCTAATCTGTTCTTAGATTACACTCTATGTCAGTGAAAAGTTCGTTTTCCTGATTATTATTCTGTGTAATAGGTACTGGCTCTTTCTGCACATGAGctttctcagccaatcacaaagaAGCCTGACTGTACCCCTCCTGCAGCCATGGTGACTGCTTTTGACCAATACAGTGATCTTGTACACTGGAAGCAGGTGGTGGAGCAGCGAATTCGGAGCAAAACCAAATACATAAGCAAGGCAGGACTTTTCTAGGTGTTGGATTTTTGCATGGTTAATACATCTGTTGCTGTTGCATATTTTTGGATTGGTTTGTATTCTAGGGTCCCTCTCAGGCCCCTCCCAGCGCCCAACCAAATCGCTACGCTCCTGTTGCTGgctgcttcttttttcccctgctAAGAAATTATGACAGGTATGTAGGTGTAGATgcttgtattaaaaaaatactacattGTATGATTCATTTTGGCCCTTCTAAATGATGCTAATTATTAAAAAGTACAGTATGGATTCATGTAGTGTAATCATGAATGCTACCATCTAGTGAAGGTTCTGATGCCACTAATGTGAGCAATTTAAATTTATAAGGAGTCATAATAGAGCAGCAATGCTGTTATTCTTTTTCAAAATATGATATCATGAATTAAACACATACATCCCATTCGAAGAAAAAATGCTGCATTCTTTTTTATGAAAGTATGTTTTTCGTGACAAAGTTACATAAAGTTAGGTGGTCCTTACCTTACAACCAGTCTGTTCTTCTGTTTGTCCAGTAACACAGTTATTATTGTGAGGTGTTCTTAGCTCAAttctaaaaaaatgataaacaatCAGCAAATAAGTTGTGTAGCACTTATTTACCTCATATTTTGACCTCCATTCCTTCCTGTATTCATAGACCACAGGTGACTTTTGACTTGCTGGGAAGTGACCACATGGTGCTTAGTCGGCTGTTGAACACGCTCGGCATGCTCGTGCATCTTGCTGTTAATGCACcggtacgtttttttttttactttgtttattgaGTTTAATAGAACACAAgaatatttacaacaaaacatAAATGTGGAAACTACAACCCCCCACCCAAATccaaagtatgtgtgtgtgtgtgtgtgtgtgtgtatataaatatacatttacataaattgcATCACACATGGGGATGGGATGGATGGGACATTTTTACTCTGCACATGCCTTTCTAAAACCTGTAATGATCATTTCTCTCTTACGCTGTGTTTGTATGTAGGTGGTGACACAGATGGGTAAGGCTCTCATGGACTTTGTGTGGGCACTGCGTTTCCATGCCGACCAGTGAGTATATAGAATGCGTACAGAGCTAAGACTTTAAATACTTGATAAGCACACGATGTAGCTCCCAACTCATCACCCCACTTTTTGCTCTGTTCTCCTCAGATGTGTGAGGCGAGgagtattggtgtgtgtgtgtgctgtgtttatgAGCATGCCCAGTCAAAATCTGCTAATTGAACTGAATGAAGATGTGCTGGACACTCGAACTTGGCTGGCAGGTACGGTTAGCTGGATGgaccttttctcttcttttcacCTTCTCCTTATCTGTCCCCAAAAAAGCGTTTAAGGAACCAGATCCgtaatttaacattaaattaaatcGAATCCgtaaccgccaaggtgccaatgaggtggccttgatcaaggtactatcctcacactgctccctgggtgcctttcatggctgcccactgctcactaaaggtggtgggttaaatgtagagaccacatttcattgtgtgcatcatgtgctgtgctatgttttaaaaaggacaatcacttcactttcattaagcagatgcccttatccagaacgccACATAGTCAGTAAGACATACAGTGTTGTGAAAAAGTGCTTGCCCCCTCtatgatttcttactttttcccTTCTTagccacatttaaatgtttcagatcatcaaaaaagaTTAGTCAAAGACACCACAAGTAAACACCAAATGTGAAGGACtttattattaagggagaaaaaatccaaacctacatggccctgtgtgacaaagtgattgtcaccccCCCCATTAAAATATAACATAACAGTGGTTCATCACACCTAGCCTGATGACTGACTGACACACGTGTTTTCAATCAAGAAATTACTTAAATGAGACAtgcctgacaaagtgatgtaTTGCGATTCtctggaagatgaaaccaaaatttAAACTGGTTCTAATATTTAATGGgatactcagataatgtggaacatcatttaacaTCATAActcagacattcaaagttcagtgtatatatgttatattgaatagtgcagcaggcataattaaaatattcatacaatgcaccacattttaactcttactACTgactatcatatgttaaacttaacagcactcgtgtaACTTTTAGACCAGTGATATTGTTGTCCCGTGTTGTCATTTTAGCTGCATATATTggttttgcataaacattattttattgaagtgttgcacagttttgacacccattatacactgaaatatttggtgcaataatTTTGTCAGAATGCTTGTAGAGTTtgcagaattttattgtggaactTCATTTTAActagtgagactagttttctgtgtcccgtgcatcacatgacAAGTTTTCAATCTTTCGAAGTttgaaaacatggaacagtggtgaaccttctCAGGATTACCCCaactttttggaaggtgtgtgtcccAATGCATCttgtgtaaatgtaacactgcttttcagaaaaagaacatcaaacCAAAcggtaaaatatggtggtggtagtgtgacGGTCTGGGGAAGTTTTGCTGACCTGAAGTGGATCTATGAATTCTGCTGTCTCCAAAATATCCTGAAGGCAAATGTCTGGCCATCTACTCGTgtccacaataataataataatgataataatatgaaaagaacTTGGATTCTGCcgcaggacaatgatccaaacCACACCAACAAGTCCACCTCTGATtgactgaagaaaaacagaatgtagACTTTGGAGTGGGcaagtcaaagtcctgacctgaattcTATTGAGATTCTATTGTTGCATGGCCTTAAAAAGGTGGTTGATGCTCAAACACCCTCCGTTGTGGCTGAACTACCaaaattctgcaaagatgagtgggccaaaattctTCCACAGCGCTGTAAAAGACTCCATTGCAAGTTATTGCAAATGCTTGATTGCAGTAGTTGCTATTAAGGGTcgcccaaccagttattaggtttatggggcaatcactttgtcacacagggccatgtgggtttggattttttttcttccttaataataaaatccttcacttaaccGCATTTtatgtttacttgtgttgtatTTGACTAATGTTGAATATTAtttgatgatcagaaacatttaaaaagtaagaaatcacaCCACTGTAACTGATGTTCCATTATCAAACGCTCCCATCCACTATTGCACAGGAATATGTTTTTGATCTTTTAGCTATTGTAGTGTCTTTGTGTTTCAGATGTTGCTGAAACTGATGTTGATGCTGACTGCAGGAGTTTGGCAGTGCAGAGCCTGGTGCTGCTTGACAAAAACCTGAAGAAGGAACTTCAGCCTTGAAGGATATTCCTTGTCTTCGTAGTGGACCGACGTATGTGCCCGTTGGTTTGGCTTTGGTGCCACCACTGATCACATGATTTCAAGGAAGAACTGCAGCTGCAGACAGTGAAGTGGAGGTTCCACATCCTGGAACATACACACAATGGGATGAATGCAGTTTATTCATAGACTGAATACAAGGATGAAAGTCATAGGAAATAAAGTATTTATGTACAGAGGAAGTTTTTCTCAACTCTTGTGTTTTCCTTTCTGCCCCCTGTCCCTGGTTCTTGTGTGATCTCTTGCCAGGTCATTATGTAGAAACATTAGGTAACTAGTAGACAAGTGTAGACTGAAGTTGGCTatccaatacatttacatttacagcatttatcagacgcctttatccagagcgacttacaatcaatagttataggtacagtcccccccctggagacactaagtgtcttgctcagggacacgatggaagtaagtggggtttgaacctgggtcttctggttcataggtgagtgtgttacccactaggctactatcacccaaTAAAAGGCACTTTAACAGATTTTAGGCATTTAACACTAACACcttatgttatattgaataacTCAGTATACTTCTTTAAAAACGTGTAGTTTGAAACACAAGAAGAACTTGAAACTGGCAAATTCAAGAGTTCATGCAACACAGAAACATGAACATAACAAACTTTTCATTTGCAGCAGTTTGTTCTGcatagaaaaaagaaatttgtacatttgtgtatgtatataaatatatgtatatttatatatctacTTATAAACTAGTACTGCGGTCCATTGACATAATATCATTCGTGGTACCGTTCAAATGTCGCCTCCATGTGCGGCTGCCCGTGTCACCCACAGCCAGAAGCCGCAGCTGCAGGGTGCCGGGTGCGAGCTGCGGGGTTCGGGGTGCGAGGTGCCCACCGGCGCCCTCTGTCGGGGGGGTTTGGGAGCGTCTCGTGGCTCCGCTCGTGTTGTCACGGTGCGGGGTTAGGGGTGCCGGGTTTGGGGTTCCGGGTGCCCACCGGCGCCCTCTGTCGGGGGGGTTTGGGAGCGTCTCGTGGCTCTGCTCGTGTTGTCACGGTGCGGGGTGAGGGGTGCCGGGTTTGGGGTTCCGGGTGCGGGGTGCCCACCGGCGCCCTCTGTCGGGGGGGTTTGGGAGCGTCTCGTGGCTCCGCTCGTGTTGTCACGGTGCGGGGTTAGGGGTGCCGGGTTTGGGGTTCCGGGTGCCCACCGGCGCCCTCTGTCGGGGGGGTTTGGGAGCGTCTCGTGGCTCCGCTCGGGTTGTCACGGTAACTGGAAACGACGCTCCAGCACCCAGTGGAGCGAAAAGCGAGTGGGCCGGAGCTCCGCTTCAGCCAGCCAGCCTGACTGCTGTGCCGCGGTCAGGAGCCTCGGGCGCGGCGCGTTGCTGCAGACGTTCGGACGAGCTGGACCCCAAGGTATTTCCTCGGGAGCGGGAAAAAATGGCCCCGCTTGCTTCGGTCAAACATTCAGGCGTCTCGACGCCGTCGCCAGGCCTTACGAGACGGATTAGCAGGCTAACAGCACCCCGCTAGCCTGGAGCTCCTGCAACTTTTAGCCTAATTCCCTGTCCCGGTTATTTATGCACGTAATGGAAGTAAACATTCTACGTTGCGCTTGCAAAAGTAGAAAAGCAACAACTTTTATATATCTGACTGGAAGCTAATGGGGAGGCTCCGGACAGCGCTGAAATCTCATTACTTCACTGTATTTCCAAGTTGCAGATCATGGTACAAGTACTAACTAATGTCCGGCCTTTCTGCTATCCTCGAGAAATGTATTCAGTTTTAAAGTGTGTGCGTTCGCAGATCCTCACTTCCAGACGAACATGGCGGTGTATTTTGACCACCGTATCGAGGCGCCGGAGGAGAGCGGCGCGCCGACGCTGATCGCGTGGCATCCCGCCCACCCTGTCCTGGCCGTGGGATCCCTGAACCCGGCCACTGGCGGCAGCGTCGACCTGTACATGCAGCACGTGAGTCCCGCTCCGACGgaggcatcatcatcatcatcatcatcatcatcatcatcacactcacacacagcaaccCCAAGCTCGGGTCGAACCATGAATAATACTGAGACCACATTAAGACCTCGAGTTATACCCGCTCTATGTCGAGGTGGTCGCTGGTAA
Above is a genomic segment from Denticeps clupeoides chromosome 8, fDenClu1.1, whole genome shotgun sequence containing:
- the telo2 gene encoding telomere length regulation protein TEL2 homolog; the protein is MASADGEGNVRLAVAQCIKTLTSAKDTDDITKVLRQLLCYLEDGHHGNIPSEQRLEFCRSHYTRVLQALVKGLSADWFHRMTAAQRKAWWDRQFLSGPPDQALLILLDAITASSPSLGLEHLVCVLEEFLRTGRIETLLWSRTEKENTGDSPQFREVVLGRLVGLPSITANKLHPQIPAAFLPQPYCQLLGSAILNTLEKTCQALRSGQDCFLSFLAETLGKACAQGYGALLFGSLAPQLSAHTHFDALWCRVCVKLLENVPDRWMEAVVTSLIQTVDCPEALSRIMGNVALKNTKAQFVITHKLILLQYHHKVSVVRNLLGYLALDDERRPLLTQLLQGVCNAWSNKSAIKHTPVEQQMYVSKALLLCLNLLNAQELEQLHSDLLQCLLSGVQCHLDSNVLLIRRIGMVVGECISQKLDTHSTQLSFQYEPDDDSRELLAMMQPVDNNPASSQSPDPAPEVIVENPPKQSEVSDPPDAQATNSDLDSDDELTPYDMPADQERQKSATPRYVRDCLEGLINSDDADRVAACLWAAADLLRKNPTVTQEVSTEFTKVMLHLEDKYNTLNFTSLRHNTMVALTVTDPQPVTDYLTTEFYSLNYNLRQRLDILEVLALSAHELSQPITKKPDCTPPAAMVTAFDQYSDLVHWKQVVEQRIRSKTKYISKGPSQAPPSAQPNRYAPVAGCFFFPLLRNYDRPQVTFDLLGSDHMVLSRLLNTLGMLVHLAVNAPVVTQMGKALMDFVWALRFHADQCVRRGVLVCVCAVFMSMPSQNLLIELNEDVLDTRTWLADVAETDVDADCRSLAVQSLVLLDKNLKKELQP